Genomic segment of Coffea arabica cultivar ET-39 chromosome 1e, Coffea Arabica ET-39 HiFi, whole genome shotgun sequence:
TCCATAATTCCGCCGGGTCTCACCCTGACTCACCGTGTCAGCTCGACCCGACTCGTTATCCAGGCTGTCCACCGTTTCGACTCGGCCAGCACTCACACGAGTGTGAACACTAGTACGAACGGCTCGGCAGCTGCCGCTCCAGCGCCGAATGCTAGCACTGGGAAATTGAGCTTGAACGTCTCAGGCCATGTCGGCGCGAACCGAGCCGACTGGCAAAGCTCTTGCGCAATTTTAGCCAGCAAGGTCGTCTCTCAACAGCAGGATACCGAGACAAGTGGCTGTACCGGTGGAAAAATCACCACCGTCAACGGCCACAAGGCTAGTCTAGATCTGGTTCCGATAGACAATCTGCCCAAGCCACTCTCCATCGCAGACCTCTCTCCAGCTCCGATGCACGGCTCGAAGCTCCGCGTCGCCTACCAAGGCGTTCCCGGAGCTTTCAGCGAAGCTGCCGCCGGCAAAGCTTATCCGAACTGCGAAGCCATCCCTTGCGACCAATTCGAAGTTGCATTCCAAGCTGTCGAGCTCTGGATCGCTGACAGAGCAGTTCTCCCGGTAGAAAACTCCCTCGGCGGTTCTATTCACCGGAACTACGACCTCCTCCTCCGCCACCGTCTACACATCGTCGGCGAAGTCCAACTCCCAGTCCACCACTGCCTGTTAGCTCTCCCAGGCGTCCGGAAAGAGTATCTCAGCCGCGTTATCAGCCATCCGCAAGCCCTAGCCCAGTGCGAACACACGCTCACCAAAATGGGCCTAAACGTGACCCGAGAAGCCGTCGACGATACCGCGGGAGCTGCAGAATTCGTCGCGGCAAATAACCTCCGCGACACGGCGGCGATTGCCTCAGCACGCGCCGCCGAGCTGTACGGCCTAAGCATCCTAGAAGACGGCATTCAGGACGATTCCAGTAACGTCACCAGATTCGTCATGCTAGCCAGAGAGCCGATAATCCCACGAACGGATCGGCCGTTCAAGACGAGCATTGTCTTCGCTCACGACAAAGGGACCAGCGTGTTGTTCAAGGTTTTGTCGGCCTTCGCATTTCGGAACATTAGCTTGACGAAGATCGAGTCGCGGCCGCACCGGAATCGGCCGATACGACTGGTGGACGACGCCAACGTCGGAACGGCCAAGCACTTCGAGTACATGTTCTACGTGGATTTCGAGGCGTCCATGGCGGAAGTCAGGGCTCAAAACGCATTGGCGGAGGTTCAAGAGTTCACGTCTTTCTTGAGGGTTCTGGGAAGTTATCCCATGGATATGACGCCTTGGTGCCCTTCCAGAGGAGAATAAAACCCGAATCAATCGGAATCGGAATCGGAATCATTTTCTcgtttttcatttatcaataattatttggaaaaaaaaaaaagagaaaggaaggaaggaggagaaaactgaaaaatggaaaatggggTCGTTTGATTTAAGAATTCAAAGAATTGAATTGAGTTCTCTTCTCaataatttcctttttctttacttttttttttgggtttatgatttttttaaatgtttggTCATCAAGAAAATGTTGGTAAATATGTGGGAAATTGTGTGTAAGAATTGTGAATATATTGTCACATCCTCAAAACCCTGTGAATGCTTGAAAAATTGTTGAACGGAGGAATGACAATTATGATGGaaagcaaattaattatttgttGAATTAATATTTTGTTGGTACTTTTATTTTACTTTCCCCTTTTAGTTTTCAGGCCTTGTTACCTGTAATTCTTTCACTAAGGATATTTCGATTTCAACAACCTATGTAAGAACAATTAAATTGTACATGAATATTTAGATGTGCagtaaatattttatatatatattttacaaaAATTGGCAATTCAAACGTCACTAGCACTGAAGTGCAAGTTTTGTGTAATTAATTTGAATGCATAAGCCATCATTtctatttaaatttgaaaaattattattttgaatgtatgaataaactttttttttttttaccttccaTGCCTCGCCCATACTCCTCTCACCCTCTATTGTCAGGTTCAAAATTCGAACCCTAAACTCGACAACGAAAAGTATTGTAAAAGTCCTCCACTCACCACTGAATCAATCGCGATGGTTGAAGGCATGCATATGCATTTATACATATGTTAGTGTAAAAGAATTAACTTCTCTTGTTCACCATCCAAAACACTAGGAGGATCGAGTTTTGCGACATTGCTAATCCTCAAGGAAATCCTATTAGGTTTGTGCCGTCTTCTGATTTTTGCCTGATTACCCTAAACCAAGTTGTGCCGGACCTATTTGAGGCTAGCGAAGTATTAGGTGCATTCTCTTAACTTTTTCATTGTTGTGGAAAACATCAATTCTCTCAACTTTTTCTTGTTGAGCTTACCAATCTTGTATTCTCTCAAACTTTTTCTTGTTGAGCTTACCATTCTTGTATTAAATTTCCATGGCTATTACTTGAAGCCCCAACACAATTATTTGCAGGCAAAATAATTATTGCTACTTTGCTTGTTAAATGGGTTGCAGCGCAACAAGACTGCAGCCCCCAACCTGTTTTTGGTTAAAGACATTGGCCTAAACGTAATGACAGCTCAAGATTGTTTCCAGTGAATTAGATGTCATTGTCATGTGTTATCACTTATCAGATGTTTGTTGTAGAATTCTACATGCTAGGGAAGTAGGGATGCTTCAATTCAGGACACTGCCCTTTTTTGGCTTCACCTATGGCTTATTAGCAGTTGCTGATCATTTTTATTCGCCTTTCTAAATTGCTAAATGAGCattgtatgtatatgtatctGCACACACagatgcatatatatatatatatatatatatatatatatatacacacacaaaaattattttaaaaaaagtatGAGGAGGGAGTAATTAATTTCAGATATATTTGGAAGGGTCACATCGATAATAACTAGACCTATTTTAATCAACTTGACTTGGAAGAATTAGAGTTTGTAGCTCCCTTGAATTGAGTTTAGAGTGcttatttgtttggattgcattttcttgaatttttttgtagaaaaattattgtagcgatttgatgtatgtgaaaaaaaaagtaatagaaaAATATGATCGCGAAAAACGATGCAATTTTTCTGCTTAAAATGGCTGTCCAAACAAAGCGTGCTTTTGAAGTTTAATGTCTTCCGggaaatatattattatttttgttggacGTACTTGGCTAACCTTTTAATATAGTCTTATATCTTAGTCAAGTATCTTCTATTCCATCAATTAGATGTAATGGAAAAAGACTTTTAAAAGACAAATTTAAAAGGCACTTTGGCTTCCCAAACTATCGACTTGCCTTcacttttttcaaataaaaaacaaaggagAAGTTGTTTGAAAAACCCCTTTGTTGCCCAAGCAAGCATGCGTGTATACAGCAATTAAGGCATACCTCTCACCATCCACAATTGTCTTACCTACCATCTTAGGAAACTAAATGATAATACTTTATTCCTGTGGTTTGGTGAAATGATACTTGTTGGAAGGTAGAGATAGCTAACTTGGTAGaaaactatcacttgagttgaataatcaaagaaaaaaaaaatacgttCCAAGtaagagaattttttttaaaaaaaaaatttggtggaaaaaacagttttctaaCTTGAGAAATTAAGGGAGCTTTAAAGAAAACGAAGCAAAGCAGCCATAGAGCACAAATAGAGTCAAAATTGAAAAGTAAAGTTGAAGGAATTTTCTCAAGTTCATCTCAACGAGCATGAGAAGCCCTTCTTCATTCGATTAGtacatttgtttggatagggtattatttgaaatattatttggaataattactgtagcactttttgtgatgtgatgtatgtgagataaaaaggtggttgggaatataaaaaggtgggttgaaaaatgtgtttatgatgtaagcgaaatattatttgggataagttTTGTATCCAAACACTATGAAACATCTTAGCATTCGGTTTAGgcatgaatgaaaaaaaaatttagatttcatttttcatttgcgttttctttttcttttttttttggccattaACTAGAATTCTCGGCCAATGTAACTTCGAGAAATATATTTTAGGTGATTTTCATAAAAAGGTTTATGCTGTTTTATTAAGGAAAACGTCATCCTTAGCAACACAACACAAACAATCAAAGAAAAGTAAGAACATATCTATTTATTGAATTCTCGAAGAATATTAAACAGAATACGAGGTGTTCTATGAGCCAAGAGAAACTGAAGACTTTACTGCTCCATTTGCATTGAGCATAGACAAACTCATTAGAAAAGGGACagaaattttttcttgtttctttaaataattttcatgattttttctttattttatgaTTTATTACTTGTCAGAGATCTTGAGGAAGGTTTGGTGAAGGAGGGCAAGAAGGGTAATTGCGGTAGGTAAAGGTGTGCCTCTTATTGGTGGTTGAAGCCTGAAAGCTATCACCCTTCTTTCTTCGGCTCTTTAGTCTTGTTTTGTACTACAGACATGACCACATTACCTTTTGGTGACGTAACTCCATTCCTGGCCACATTACCTTGTTTTGTACTAAGACATGCCACTGTTACCTTTTGGACggagtattatttaaaataattat
This window contains:
- the LOC113706507 gene encoding arogenate dehydratase 3-like, producing MNLKSIIPPGLTLTHRVSSTRLVIQAVHRFDSASTHTSVNTSTNGSAAAAPAPNASTGKLSLNVSGHVGANRADWQSSCAILASKVVSQQQDTETSGCTGGKITTVNGHKASLDLVPIDNLPKPLSIADLSPAPMHGSKLRVAYQGVPGAFSEAAAGKAYPNCEAIPCDQFEVAFQAVELWIADRAVLPVENSLGGSIHRNYDLLLRHRLHIVGEVQLPVHHCLLALPGVRKEYLSRVISHPQALAQCEHTLTKMGLNVTREAVDDTAGAAEFVAANNLRDTAAIASARAAELYGLSILEDGIQDDSSNVTRFVMLAREPIIPRTDRPFKTSIVFAHDKGTSVLFKVLSAFAFRNISLTKIESRPHRNRPIRLVDDANVGTAKHFEYMFYVDFEASMAEVRAQNALAEVQEFTSFLRVLGSYPMDMTPWCPSRGE